A window of Salmo trutta chromosome 17, fSalTru1.1, whole genome shotgun sequence genomic DNA:
ACCCACAGCGATTGGCCCTTTGATCCAGTTCATACTGAGgcccttgtagagtccacgcacCCCCCCTTCCTGCACCACGATCGTCTTCATGGTGCCCAGGACGCTGCCGTACTGTTGGCCCGTCACCCCGGCCGTCTGCATGCGTCGGCGAACCATGTCCAGCGGGTAAGAGGCCGACTGGCCGATCAGGCCGGCGCATGCACCGAACGCCAAACGCTCGTAAGAGTACGGCTGGGACCGCCTAGTTCTCTCtggggagagggatgggaggagagagaaagagagggatcaATTTAAGTGAATCTCAGCCCTTCACTAAAAAGTTGATTATCCAATAAAGATAATTAGAATTTTTTTAAAGTCTGTACCTGCATGCAGTTTCTTGAGGGTCTCGTACGTGAAGAAAGTGATTCCTGAGTACGGAATCACTCCCAAGATGGTCGGGCAGAAGCCTCTGTACAAGGTCTTTATGCCCTCCTCCTGCGTGATGCGCACAAAAACGTGCATGATGTTGCTGTACCTGCAACCGAAACAAGAACGATAAGAGAAGGATATTAACCTATAAGGATATTGGTTAGGATAGTAATATGACCTATACTAACTTACAGTACATGCCTGTTGAACACTGAACAAGTGTGCAAAGGGGAGCCATATGCAGGTATGTTTTTACAGTCAAAGATAAAAAATGACGTGCGTTATCGGAGTGCCTTACATTTGCCTGGGTGTCACCGCCATCCTGGCCCGCACCATGTCCAGGGGATAGGTGAGCATGACCGCCGTGGTGCCAGCCAATGATCCTGCCAGGAAACGTGGAAAAGGAGGCAAGGCTCTGAAAAAGACAAGATGGATTCCATCACGTTACAGAACATCTATGTTTTCTACAATGAATGCGTATCATTGTATTATTAGGAATTGTCACAGTAGAGAAAATGGTTTGTTCTGTTCAAGAACGATCACTGAAGGGTTGCTTTGGAGGCTGATGGAGACCACCAGAGGTCAAATGGTGCTACATTAaacagtgtgtgtatttgtgattCTTTACACTTTACACTTTACACTCTACTCACTTTCCCTGGAAGCCGTAGTATCTCCCCAGTATTCCCTTGTACTGGTCATGGGAGCAGAACTGGATGGCAGCGTACGGGATGACCCGCACCATGGTGGCAGAGTTGCCCCTCCACAGGCTGAGGAAGCCATCTTTCATGTAGGTACAATATATGAGTCTGAAGGCTTCCTGGGGgcacacacagcaacacaacaatgctactgtacctgtagacttccagtcattgctaATGCTAATGCTGGTTAGCGTTCGCCCACGAAACTAacgctaacttccttcatactggacacagagaaataaaaatggtatccactaaTTCACCTGACCCTGGGTAAGTAGAACAAGGGCTTAAGCGTAGTATCCCTTTAACACTAACTCAATACACCTTGGGGCAAATCCTAACtttttcacttagtcatgcatTGAAGTCAATGGGAGACTAggtggatttttttatttaagtggaagttaggattcaccCTTATGGCAGCATGCATACTAAACATCAAGTACATCTTTATTTAGTGTAATGCAAGTTATATAGGAGACTTGTAATAGACTCACCTTAGCAGAGAATCTTTGTGAGGACACTAAAGTAGGAGGAGGAAAATAAGTATCAAGGCATAATAACTGGTAAAGATGCTAAGAATGAAATAAGTATTAAGGCATAATAACTGGTAAAGATGCTAAGAATGAAATAAGTATTAAGGCATAATAACTGGTAAAGATACTAACAATGAAATAAGTATTAAGGCATAATAACTGGTAAAGATACTAACAATGAAATAAGTATTAAGGCATAATAACTGGTAAAGATACTAACAATGAAATAAGTATTAAGGCATAATAACTGGTAAAGATGCTAACAATTAAATAAGTATTAAGGCATAATAACTGGTAAAGATACTAACCATGAAATAAGTATTAAGGCATAATAACTGGTAAAGATACTAACAATTAAATAAGTATTAAGGCATAATAACTGGTAAAGATACTAAGAATGAAATAAGTATTAAGGCATAATAACTGGTAAAGATACTAACCATGAAATAAGTATTAAGGCATAATAACTGGTAAAGATGCTAAGAATGAAATAAGTATTAAGGCATAATAACTGGTAAAGATACTAACAATGAAATAAGTATTAAGGCATAATAACTGGTAAAGATACTAACAATGAAATAAGTATTAAGGCATAATAACTGGTAAAGATACTAACAATTAAATAAGTATTAAGGCATAATAACTGGTAAAGATACTAACCATGAAATAAGTATTAAGGCATAATAACTGGTAAAGATACTAACCATGAAATAAGTATTAAGGCATAATAACTGGTAAAGATACTAATCATGAAATAAGTATTAAGGCATAATAACTGGTAAAGATACTAACCATGAAATAAGTATTAAGGCATAATAACTGGTAAAGATACTAACCATGAAATAAGTATTAAGGCATAATAACTGGTAAAGATACTAACAATTAAACAAGTATTAAGGCATAATAACTGGTAAAGATACTAACCATGAAATAAGTATTTCTGAAGGGAACCCCTACTTTGTATTCCTAATGCATGTTCTTCCAGAGAAATGGACTTACCTTGGAAGATGATCTTGGTTCTGTCCAGGGGGGCTATGACTGTTTTGGCCACAGCACCTGCGAATGCTCCACATAGCAGGGTGTCCAACACTGTCAATCTCTGCACACAGAAAGAAACACTGAGTACTCAACTTCACACAGGACACTAAAGACAAACACACTTTGAAATGATATCAGTCAAAAACATACTCCATAACTCCCACCCCTGCAGTAATGGAGACTCTAACATGGCATTATCACTGGCTGCAGATATAGGCTAAAGGTATCAGATGGAAACACATGTAGGCTTAAGGTTTCTCATGTGCTTGGACTGCCAGAGTGTAATCTGAACTGTCTTTCTGAAGATTCCTAACCCACTTTACAGTAGACTATAGTAAACCTCTCTACCATTTATACATTTCTTCATGttcaagttttattgtcacatgcagaagtacagtgaaatgtttaattTGTGACCTttacccaacagtgcagtaatcaatatttaaaatggtataactaataaaataaataaaatatatatttattttatttaactaggcaagtcagttaagaacaaattcgtatttacaatgatggcctaccccagtcaaaccctaacccagatgacgctgggccaattgtgcgccaccctatgggactcccaatcacggccggttgtgatacagcctggaatcaaaccagggtctgtagtgacgactctagcattgagatgcagtcccttagaccgctgcgccacaatATGTTCTTAGTCATAATACAGAGTAGTAATGCACCATGATGTCATTGTATCTTGTAGGCTACTTTCATGCACAGCACTCCCATTATAACCCAGATAGAGAATGGCAAATATACACGTGCAAACAGCTTTTCCCTCCCTCTAACTAAAGGTGGAGATAAGCCCTTAGCTGGACCTAGATGCTTCAAGAAAAGCAGCTACATCTGAGTATGTGttgtgtttatgtatgtatgtatgtatgtatgtatgtatgtatgtatgtatgtatgtgtgtatgtgtgtgtgtgtgtgtgtgtgtgtgtgtgtgtatgtatgtatgtatgtatgtgtcagTCGTCTGTATCAGCGTTGACGGTGACCCCTTTGCTTAGAGACAGTCAAGAGTCAGGGTGTGTTTGGAGGCTGTAAAAGCTACTTGGAACCAATCAATTCCCTGATACGGTGTGTTTGGGATGCAGGGGGAGACACATATTTTGAGGCCACACTGGGAATTTGCAAGGAGCCCAGCAGCAATGCATAGGCTGGCAAGTTTTGACTTGACCAACTTCTGTACTGCTCTTTGTTGCTCTCTTGGGCAATTGAAGAATTTGCAAAACAGTGGTGATGACTAATGTTGCCAGTGCCATTATGTACTACTTAGCAATAAATAAAGATCTAGTCTAGTCCACTTTGGCCACATTACCCATGTGCCAGGATCTCCCATGCTACCCCAAGGTTACTTACTGGCTGTTGTGGTAAACATGTTTGGCAGCTTTCAGCTGTATGGTCCTGACCTGCATGATCCTGCTATAAACAGTTATGTGGTATGTAggcctgcctgactgactgaaaTTAGTTTATTTaacaactaggcaagtcagttaagatcgaattcttatttacaatgacggcctaccaaaaggcaaaaggcctcatgcggggatgggggctgggattaaaaatataaattaaattaaataaaaatatagaacaaaacacacatcacgacgagagacaacacaacactacataaagagagaactaagacaacaacatagcatggcagcaacacatgacaacacagcatggtagcaacacaacataacaacaacatggtaggaacacaacatggcagcagcacaacatggtagatgcacaaaacagggtacaaacattattgggcacagacaacagcacaaagggcaaggaggtagagacaacaatacatcacgcaaagcagccacaactgtcaaatGCAACTCTGCTTCAGGGGAAACCCCCGAGGTAGGGACTGGGGCCTGAGGGGGACTCACTTTAGcatggctggagggagggagagacagaactgCAGCCTGGGGCAGTGCTCTCTGGTGGTCCTGCACTGTATGGGCCATGCGTGCCCTTGACCACAACAACCAGTAGGCCTATCTATGACAATCAGTCAGCCAACACCAGACAATCCACTGCAGGAGACAGAAAAATAGTGATAAACAACAAACCCTCCCACTTCATAGATGAGCTGTGTGTGACCATCATTAAATGTGCTGTTAAATACAGTTATTGGAAATGTATCAACTTCTATACTTCCAAAGCATTAGATGTGGCcaaatataaatacataatatCACACATTTTACTTGTAAAACAGTAAATCGAAATGACCCATTATAATCAATTTATAGCTTCACATTTAATATATGTACATTTTATATAGCTGAGTTTATTCAACTCTACGATATATACATTTGGATGGAAGATATCCATATTACTGGGATCTAAACTGGAGCTACCTATTTAAGA
This region includes:
- the LOC115151801 gene encoding mitochondrial coenzyme A transporter SLC25A42, translating into MAHTVQDHQRALPQAAVLSLPPSSHAKRLTVLDTLLCGAFAGAVAKTVIAPLDRTKIIFQVSSQRFSAKEAFRLIYCTYMKDGFLSLWRGNSATMVRVIPYAAIQFCSHDQYKGILGRYYGFQGKALPPFPRFLAGSLAGTTAVMLTYPLDMVRARMAVTPRQMYSNIMHVFVRITQEEGIKTLYRGFCPTILGVIPYSGITFFTYETLKKLHAERTRRSQPYSYERLAFGACAGLIGQSASYPLDMVRRRMQTAGVTGQQYGSVLGTMKTIVVQEGGVRGLYKGLSMNWIKGPIAVGVSFTTFDLMHNLLHKMHQLGYFTH